GTTGCGGGAAACGGCGCACGGTCTGGAGAGAGAAGCCCTGGAGGCCTACTTTGCGGTTCATCCACACTGGGCGCCCGCGACGCGCAGCCGGAAGCAGACGACACTGGAACGCTTCTGCCGCTGGGCGCTGCAACATGACCTGCTGGACCGCGATCCCACCCGTCACCTGGAACATCCCCGCCTGCCACCCCCGCATCCGCGAGGGCTGCGACGGGAAGACATCGAGCGCATCTTCGCGGTGATCCCGCCGGAACAGGCGCGGGATGCCCTGCTGTTCAGGCTGGTCTTCGAAACGGGATTGCGAATCGGTGAGGCGCTGGGCATCCATGTCGAAGACCTCGACCTGACGCGGGGGGATGAGCACCTGACCGTGCTGGGGAAGGGAAGTCGGAAGCGGACAGTGCTGCTGGATGATCCCAGGCTGGTGAGTGCCCTGCGGCGTTACCTGAGAACGCTGGGGTACACGCACGGGCCGCTGTTCCAGGCGACCAAGAACGGTCGCGGGGGACCCCTCCGCTACCAGAGCGTGCAGGAACGCTGGCAGGGGTACGCCAGGCGTGCAGGTGTGACCTGCACGCTTCACCAACTCCGACACAGCCATGCGACGGAACTGGTCAACGGGGGCGTGAGTCTGGCGACCATCCGCAAGCGGCTGGGTCACCAGCACATCCAGACGACCTTGCGGTACGCCGAGGTGAGTGACAGCACCGCGGATGCCGAGCTGAGGCGCTGGCGCCGCCAGCGCCACTGAAGCCCCCGCGAACTTCACGAAAGACGATGCGGCCAGAGAACCCTTCCCAGGAGCAGCAGCCCGATCACCAGAAACGGCACGGGCCACCAGCCCGTGAACAGGCTCAGTCCGCCCATCACCAGACCCGACACCAGCAGGGTGTGGGATACGCAGCACAACACGGCGACAAGCAACGGGACGGCCGCTGGTCCTATCCTCTGCCGGACCCTGGATGGGCGACGTGGGAAGACCAGGGGAAGGGGACGTTCACGACGTTTCGTCACTCAGATCCCCTCCTCGAAATGCACGCCGCCCAGAGCACTCGACAAGCCCTCAGCGAGGGTGGGATGAATGTGCAGCATGTCCCGCAGGTCGGTGTACTTCGCTGCCAGGTGCATGGCCGTGATGAGTTCATGGACGATCTCCGCACCCTCGGCCAGCAGGACCGCTGCGCCCAGCAACCGGTCCGTGTCCGCATCCGCCACGACCTTGATGAATCCGGCCGTTTCCCCCAGGGCCCGTGCTTTCGCAATCTTGCGCCCTTCGTAGCGCCCGACCTTCACCCGGTACCCGAGCTGCCGGGCCTCGCGCTCGGTGAGCCCCACCCGGCCGAGCTGCGGGTCGCTGAACACGGCGTAGGG
The sequence above is a segment of the Deinococcus multiflagellatus genome. Coding sequences within it:
- a CDS encoding tyrosine-type recombinase/integrase, whose translation is MDATTLNSQAERFLAELHRSPQTVRAYRADLRHLTGWLRETAHGLEREALEAYFAVHPHWAPATRSRKQTTLERFCRWALQHDLLDRDPTRHLEHPRLPPPHPRGLRREDIERIFAVIPPEQARDALLFRLVFETGLRIGEALGIHVEDLDLTRGDEHLTVLGKGSRKRTVLLDDPRLVSALRRYLRTLGYTHGPLFQATKNGRGGPLRYQSVQERWQGYARRAGVTCTLHQLRHSHATELVNGGVSLATIRKRLGHQHIQTTLRYAEVSDSTADAELRRWRRQRH